AGCTCGCCCCTAAGGGGATTAAAATGCCCTTGTCGCGGGGAGATAAGCTTAATTTCGGCAGTCTAGACGCCGATAGCTGGCAGCTGCTGAATCTGGATGCGCCGAAAAGCATGCTGATCCCGCAAACCGAGGATTTGCCTGTGCTTTTGCTGGAAGATATTCTGGTGCTGCCCAGTGAAGAGTCACCGGAAATTACCTTATACCAAAGTGCCGGCGGCAGCTGGATTTGTGAAAGCAGTGCCGGATTATCCGAGCTGAAAAACGGTGACCTGGTGGGTACGCAGGAGCATATCTGGCGCTTTGTCGAAACCAAACCCAGTGAGGCAACGACAGTGGTGAGCGGTAATTACCAGCAGCTGACCCGGGTAGGTATGATCTTCGACGTCAGCCAGGACGAAGAGCATGTCGCCCTGACCGTGCAGATGGGGGAGCATCAGGTTAACCTGGAGCAGCGCAACCATCATTATTTGTTGCTGTTGCTGGCGCGCCAGCGGCTTACGGATAAAGCGGCGGGCTTGATCAAGGCCGATCAGGGCTGGCTGGACAAAGAAGCCTTGAGCAAGATGCTTAAACTCAGCGAAAACCATATCAATATCCAGATCTACCGTTTCAGGAAGCAATTGATCAGCGCTTCGCCCCAGTGCCTGGCGCTTCCCCAGGCGATTGAGCGTCGCTCCGGGGAGATACGCATTGCCTGCGACAGCATAGAAATCAACGGTGGCATGCAGCCGGCGGATTTAAATGCCGCCAGCGGGCACGGCACCGAGGTCAGATAACTCTGACGAAATGTGCCGCTGACACCTGTAGCGGCACAAAACCCGGCTGTTAATAGACTATATCCAGTTTATCGAGCGCCGGGGCATATGGATAAAATGGCGGTCTCTCTTCGGATGAAGCCGAGATTTGAAAGCTCACCGGGCCCCGGCCCCTGTCCATGAAATACGGATAGCCGGATACCGCAAACACCATATACCAGTCACTCTGCCCCTGCAGGTTAATGTTACGGGCATCCCCTAATAAACCTTCATCCTGGGGGATATCCCAAAAGATATAACTGACCTTTTTCGCTTCATCCACTTCAAACATCAGCTAGTCGGAAAAGTCTCTGAGCGAATTGTCCAGCGGGCGGAAAAAAGGTCCCTGGGGCAGGCTTTCCCGGTCATTTTCCAGGTAAAGGTTGGTGCTTTCATCTATCCCGTTTGGAAGCTGTCCCTGGGTTAATCCCGTCGGGTAGATGGCGGTGATTTTATGGGGCAGGGTGATCATTCCCCTAAAAGGTAACTTGATCGCCAGTGCCTGCTCCGGGGTCAGTTCGTTGCTGATATAGTCGCAATCGTTACGGTGCGGATTCAGGCAAAGGCGTACCTTGCCGTCCCCGTCGAGATCCGAGGGATGGCTGATAATAAAAGATATCCCGGGGTGGAAATCCCTGTGATACCCGGGGCTGAGGGGGCTTTAACTGACAGGGTTTCAGGCGCCTGTGCCTGAACGGCGGCAGAGATAACATACATCAGCAGGCCGGTGATAAGTTTTCCTGGTTGCATAATATTCTTCCTTGATAAGCATTAAATGAATTTTTGTCAACGTTATTGCTGGCGGCCTTCATTTAATGCCTTTTTCCACCGGGAAGCCAGTATCAGTTCAGCCAGGGTTGGTTAGTTTTCAGCTGATTAGTTGGCCTTTTCCGGACTGGCTGCTGCTTTGGTGCGGGCTTTTAAATCCATGCGCTGCAGGGTTTCTGCGGTGACATCGACAATATTGAGCACACCTTCCACTTTACCCAGTTCTTCCTTGATGCCGTCGATACGGTAGCGGGAGTAGGTTTTTAATCCGGCAATGCGGTTATCGATAAACTGGCAATCCACTTCCGGGGTTTTTAACAGCTCCAGTTGCAACACGTAAACCTCCCCGCGGGCGCGGGCATTGCTCAGAAATATCTCCCTGAGTTTAGGGGAGGTTAGCTCAGACGAAAATTTGCTGATGATCTTGATCTCATCTTTATTTCTGTTGTCGACAAAAATAAACAGCCTTGCCGTCAGCGGCATATGCTTATGGCTGAGGCACTTAAATTTGCTCGACTGCATGATATCGCTGAGGGGAGAATTTAAAATCGGGTAAAGATTAAAATCCGTATTGCTCTGGCTGGGAAGCGGCTCGGGTGCCTTTTTCTTGCCAGCTTCGGCCGGCTTGGGCGCTTTTTTTGCCAGCGGCTTGTTCTTTC
This genomic window from Thalassomonas viridans contains:
- a CDS encoding FHA domain-containing protein — its product is MAILLNLTTRDEVNLSVQHVFGRHRGTSNTELTNMDASRLHATILWDGENWLLQDSSTNGTFVNGKLAPKGIKMPLSRGDKLNFGSLDADSWQLLNLDAPKSMLIPQTEDLPVLLLEDILVLPSEESPEITLYQSAGGSWICESSAGLSELKNGDLVGTQEHIWRFVETKPSEATTVVSGNYQQLTRVGMIFDVSQDEEHVALTVQMGEHQVNLEQRNHHYLLLLLARQRLTDKAAGLIKADQGWLDKEALSKMLKLSENHINIQIYRFRKQLISASPQCLALPQAIERRSGEIRIACDSIEINGGMQPADLNAASGHGTEVR